The following proteins are co-located in the Candidatus Accumulibacter cognatus genome:
- a CDS encoding agglutinin biogenesis protein MshI, translating to MPTTWNMTIRNISPPRYANIIVWRLVIERLSRYISTKRLQGKKIIPFPFTRRKSGWLAIIPQGGEVTLVHVVREPNSRPEVRLLDSFALENGIHEALQRLRVTRQLKSYVCTTLMGEGEYTVSQLEAPPVPAEERKEALRWVLKEIVSYQVDSACIDVLDIPRAGLPPGRAASVLVVSAAEQAVRARVRAFEEARIPLEALDIPELAQRNVAALLEDENRGLAFLRIDETGMMLTLTFQGELVAVRRGEINSGQLNGRDADQRALVQERLVLELQRSLDNFDRQYSQIPISKVILASHPQVGNLVSELGENIYVPLKEMDLSSVLDFPAMPELNDLQYQARHLLAIGAALRTGEGSA from the coding sequence TTGCCGACAACCTGGAATATGACCATACGGAATATAAGCCCCCCAAGATATGCAAATATCATAGTGTGGCGCCTTGTCATTGAACGGCTTAGTCGGTATATTTCAACGAAACGATTGCAGGGCAAGAAAATTATTCCGTTTCCCTTCACACGCCGCAAGTCAGGCTGGTTGGCCATCATTCCGCAGGGTGGCGAGGTGACGCTTGTGCATGTGGTGCGCGAACCGAATTCACGTCCGGAAGTCAGGCTGCTCGACTCTTTCGCCCTTGAGAATGGCATCCACGAAGCTTTGCAGCGTCTGCGTGTGACACGGCAACTCAAATCCTATGTTTGTACGACTTTGATGGGTGAAGGCGAGTACACCGTTTCGCAGCTTGAGGCACCGCCGGTACCCGCAGAGGAGCGCAAGGAGGCCTTGCGCTGGGTGCTCAAGGAAATTGTGAGCTATCAGGTTGATAGTGCCTGCATCGACGTGCTCGATATTCCAAGAGCGGGCTTGCCACCAGGGCGGGCGGCGAGCGTTCTGGTGGTCTCCGCCGCAGAGCAGGCAGTGCGCGCACGAGTCAGGGCATTTGAGGAAGCCAGGATACCGCTGGAGGCGCTGGACATTCCCGAGTTGGCACAACGTAATGTGGCGGCCCTGCTGGAAGACGAGAATCGGGGTCTGGCGTTTCTCCGTATCGACGAGACCGGCATGATGCTGACGCTGACCTTTCAGGGCGAGCTGGTTGCCGTGCGGCGCGGCGAGATCAATTCGGGGCAATTGAACGGGCGTGATGCGGATCAACGGGCGCTTGTGCAGGAACGTTTGGTACTTGAGTTACAGCGCAGCCTCGACAATTTTGATCGGCAGTACAGCCAGATTCCCATTTCCAAGGTGATTTTGGCGAGCCATCCACAGGTCGGGAATCTTGTCAGCGAACTGGGAGAAAACATCTATGTACCGCTCAAGGAGATGGATCTCTCGTCGGTCCTCGATTTCCCGGCGATGCCGGAACTAAACGACCTCCAGTATCAGGCAAGGCATCTCCTGGCGATTGGTGCCGCATTGCGTACCGGAGAGGGATCGGCGTGA
- a CDS encoding VCBS repeat-containing protein — MKITSSEMQLLSSHVAAQKTEVRESMRVWVGAQRPDFEGRGDARAPADQVTLSDAGRAAAQADAMEGSTDETESDPRMLLMRALVRMLTGEDVRVFDVAELHAPAAAQVPAEAAPVASVAQGEHVAVAQRPAGYGVEYDYHASHSEFEQTSFAASGVIKTADGQEIRFDLELQMSRSYHEESDVRVLLGDATRQKKDPLVINFAGNAAQLSDQLFKFDLDANGTAESISRLASGSGFLTLDRNHDGQINNGSELFGTRSGDGFADLAALDGDGNGWIDENDAAYAQLGVWTPDAGGGGKVLSLKEADVGALSLARVATPFDLRNGSNETLGQIRSSGVFLQENGGVGSLQQVDLSV, encoded by the coding sequence ATGAAAATCACCAGTTCCGAGATGCAACTGCTCTCGTCGCATGTCGCAGCACAAAAAACCGAAGTCCGCGAATCGATGCGCGTGTGGGTCGGTGCTCAGCGGCCGGACTTCGAGGGTCGCGGCGATGCGCGTGCTCCCGCAGATCAGGTCACTCTTTCCGATGCCGGCAGGGCGGCAGCACAGGCGGATGCAATGGAAGGTAGTACCGACGAGACCGAGAGTGATCCACGCATGCTGCTGATGCGAGCCCTCGTTCGCATGCTGACCGGGGAAGACGTCCGCGTCTTCGATGTCGCCGAGTTGCATGCACCGGCTGCGGCGCAGGTGCCGGCCGAGGCGGCGCCAGTTGCCAGCGTTGCCCAGGGTGAACACGTTGCTGTAGCGCAAAGGCCAGCAGGTTACGGCGTCGAATACGACTACCACGCGTCGCACAGCGAATTCGAGCAAACCTCGTTCGCTGCCAGCGGGGTGATCAAGACCGCCGACGGCCAGGAGATCCGCTTTGACCTGGAGCTTCAGATGTCGCGCAGCTACCACGAAGAGAGCGATGTCAGAGTGCTCCTCGGCGACGCTACGCGCCAGAAGAAAGATCCCCTGGTGATCAATTTTGCGGGCAATGCCGCCCAACTCAGCGACCAGCTTTTCAAGTTCGATCTCGATGCTAACGGGACCGCCGAGAGTATCAGTCGTCTCGCCTCCGGTAGCGGTTTCCTGACCCTCGATCGCAACCACGACGGGCAGATCAACAACGGTAGCGAGCTTTTCGGGACCAGGAGCGGCGATGGCTTTGCTGACCTCGCGGCACTTGACGGAGATGGTAACGGCTGGATCGACGAAAACGACGCGGCCTATGCCCAGCTCGGGGTGTGGACGCCCGATGCAGGTGGTGGTGGCAAGGTGCTAAGCCTCAAGGAGGCCGATGTCGGCGCACTCAGCCTGGCCCGCGTCGCGACACCTTTCGATCTACGTAACGGCAGCAACGAAACCCTTGGGCAGATCCGCAGCAGTGGCGTCTTCCTGCAGGAAAATGGCGGGGTCGGCAGTCTACAGCAGGTGGACCTCAGCGTCTGA
- a CDS encoding IS66 family transposase, giving the protein MDEQKLKELAAKQKDSLLVKLLWDLKEARERLKANSQTSSRPPRSDPPWHGAVSREADSEASGNADNPEDPDADEDRAASAVKNTEPKGLATPAEADLPGGAAAAPTKKAGRQPGAAGHSRPVTLPINDTVIHAPESCVRCGEALDAAGFVAHGGRYVLDLETDLNAELPGLRMCHDKHLYGEIFCGQCGHVNRSEPGRCQAEPGWSVGLSEWHLVGPMLVSLLVCFSHRMHLSRRRTQEFLRDWLGVALSTSTINQCIHEAGRAVEPIEEQLVEELQQEALTHADETPWKEWGQLLWLWVLVTPTICLYFIGYRSKEILENVLGEGFVGWLMSDGYPVYRRFQKRLRCWAHLLRKAEGLKESLSTEARAFGQATHDLLNELMIAIYEAREGPPVDLTPRFHERLESFRELCEKHQDSVHEKTRALARELLNDWEAFWIVVVHPHLPLTHNEAERALRHWVIARLLSQGTRTGQGTRAFALLASVIDTCRRRHILPWPYLAKVITERRKGNSAPPLPAAA; this is encoded by the coding sequence CTGGATGAGCAGAAGCTGAAGGAGTTAGCAGCGAAGCAGAAAGATAGCTTGCTGGTGAAGTTGCTGTGGGATTTGAAAGAGGCGCGGGAACGGCTCAAAGCGAACTCGCAGACCAGTTCTCGGCCGCCGCGCAGTGACCCCCCGTGGCACGGAGCAGTCTCCCGGGAGGCAGACTCGGAAGCCTCTGGGAACGCAGATAATCCAGAGGATCCCGATGCAGACGAGGATCGTGCGGCAAGCGCGGTGAAGAATACCGAGCCGAAGGGCCTTGCCACCCCGGCGGAGGCAGACCTGCCGGGCGGCGCGGCGGCAGCCCCGACCAAGAAAGCGGGGCGACAGCCCGGGGCCGCGGGCCATAGCCGGCCGGTGACCTTGCCGATCAACGACACCGTGATCCACGCTCCGGAATCCTGCGTGCGCTGCGGTGAGGCTTTGGATGCGGCCGGGTTTGTCGCGCACGGCGGGCGGTACGTCCTGGATCTCGAGACCGACCTGAATGCGGAGCTCCCCGGCTTGCGGATGTGCCATGACAAACATCTCTACGGGGAAATTTTCTGTGGCCAATGTGGGCATGTCAATCGCAGCGAGCCCGGCCGCTGCCAAGCCGAGCCCGGGTGGAGCGTCGGCCTGAGCGAATGGCACCTGGTCGGGCCGATGCTGGTCAGCCTGCTGGTGTGTTTCTCCCACCGCATGCACCTGTCGCGTCGGCGGACGCAGGAATTTCTGCGAGACTGGCTGGGCGTCGCGCTCTCCACCAGCACGATTAACCAGTGTATCCACGAAGCCGGTCGGGCGGTCGAGCCGATTGAAGAGCAGTTGGTCGAAGAACTGCAGCAGGAAGCGTTGACCCATGCCGATGAAACGCCGTGGAAGGAATGGGGCCAGTTACTGTGGCTGTGGGTGCTCGTCACGCCGACGATCTGCCTGTACTTTATTGGCTACCGCAGCAAGGAGATCCTGGAGAACGTCCTGGGCGAAGGGTTTGTCGGCTGGCTGATGAGCGATGGCTACCCAGTCTATCGCCGGTTCCAGAAGCGGCTGCGCTGTTGGGCGCACCTGTTGCGCAAGGCCGAGGGACTCAAAGAAAGCCTGAGCACCGAGGCGCGGGCCTTTGGACAGGCCACCCACGACCTCCTCAACGAGCTGATGATCGCGATTTATGAAGCGCGGGAAGGTCCGCCGGTGGATCTCACTCCCCGCTTCCACGAGCGCTTGGAGTCCTTCCGTGAGCTTTGCGAAAAGCACCAGGATTCGGTCCATGAAAAGACCCGCGCACTGGCGCGCGAACTTCTCAATGACTGGGAAGCCTTCTGGATCGTCGTCGTCCATCCCCATCTGCCGCTGACCCATAACGAAGCGGAACGTGCCTTGCGGCACTGGGTGATTGCCCGGCTCCTCAGCCAGGGGACTCGTACCGGGCAGGGCACCCGTGCCTTTGCTCTGCTGGCCAGTGTCATCGACACCTGCCGCCGTCGCCACATCCTGCCCTGGCCCTACCTGGCGAAGGTGATCACCGAGCGGCGCAAAGGCAACTCAGCACCCCCGCTACCGGCCGCCGCCTGA